The following DNA comes from Populus trichocarpa isolate Nisqually-1 chromosome 19, P.trichocarpa_v4.1, whole genome shotgun sequence.
CCCACATGATAAGCTACTGTAACTCAATTATCAAGGGTTTGTCATCTCTTGCGGTTACTCAAGCTGGAATGGAGTTAAGATGTAATGTAACCGTGACATGGTCACCGGCTTTCTCAAAAACATTCTTCGTTTCAGAGATTTTGTCATCTCAAATTGGGAGGGTATTAATACTATCACTTCTCTACCCCGTTCTAactacttaaatttttttcaagccTGAATCAGCGCTGGAATTGACATGATCGTGGTTCCAAACAACTCCAAAGAGTTTATTGATGACCTAAAATCCCACATGAAAAACAAAGTCTTCACTATACATGAGCTGAATTGATGATAACAAGAAAGAGAAACCAATATCAGCAcataaatttcataattcatcAACGCCAAACTATCTCGGATAAACCTGTTTCAACCCGATCCTCCAAGCGTTATTGCTGTTATGACCCATACGCTTTCTCTCTTAGTCTCTCTTTTCACTGCAGACAATTATTATAGTGTCTTTGACAAAGCTGTTGATGGTGCAACTGTCAGCAGGTGTATGTGTGTTTTCGGCATCGCTGGTCGATCTTTAATGGCAACTGGGAGACGATTTGTTGTTAGGTTGGTTCGAGTTCACAGTGGAACTCTTTCGTCGATGATGTTGGAGGCTGGGTTGTGATGGTGGTGGCCGATCAAGTGGACTTGCGTTGGAGATGGCAGTTGGCTTTAACGGGGAGAAAAATGAGAGGGAGAGATGGAACGATGTTGTCTAGgccattttcatttctttcttcttttttcccccttctctctttatatttttccttttcttttcactccattctttctttctttttctcttgaaattttCTCtacacaatttctttttatctatttttctctctaaaaatctcctctctccctcttgattttttttcttctcccttctctccctctctctcaatGGTGGCTACCTAGGATCTTGTTGAACACCACCCCACTTGTCTCTCTAAAGATCTACTACATCTAAAAGAATCCATATTGTATTGTTTCCTTCGATTATTACTATATTATCATTATTCCCACTaaaacttttcttcttcattatccaaaaaaaaacttttcttcttcttcgtctctgattttcttcttttttttttagttttttttttggaaattcaaTCGCATTTAATAAGTTTGTAAGAAGGAGAATAAAGCAAAACATAAATACATTAATCAATGGCAGCCATTAGTGTTCGTGTAAAAACGTTATTGAAGCAATTGCATAGCTAGCAACAGGTATATATGTAACAATTTCTGAAGTTTATTACTTATGCAACACACCTCacaaatattatataatcaCTAATATTCATTGCTTGCAACACCAAACGTAACCTCGCAATTGCACTCTAAACTTAGAGCGAGCTACTcctaatattgaaatattatttcattttgtatAGTTAGTGGGTGCGGAAAATCAGAGGTTACTGACACAAAGTTAGTAATCTCAGCATTCTCCTCCACCTGCACAGCAAATTAACGTTTCATAATTAGATCGAAGATCTCAGAAAtctgtataaaaaaagaaagaaaaaagagttaatGATCTCTTATTAACCTTATTATGGAGGTGTTGGTTTGCAGCCGTCAATATTTCTTCCTATACAATCAAATTCATATATAGTCTTAGAAAAAAACAGGatgtaaatattaattaatatttcataattaaaacattattcTAAAATGGTTAAGTATAGCATTGGAATCCAAGAATAGCTGATTTCATTTTGGATTGTGGGAGGGAGGGAGGAACTGAAATCAAGCTCGCGATTATTTAAGACTCAAATGTTTAtggtttcattatttttttttattacaaagacATTGATACAAGTTAAATTACTATAATAAAATTGTGTGCCATTACTTAGTTAGACtcaaatgaatatatatatatatatatatatattgattatgcatgttgtttttttaatgcccacagttaataataataataaaaaaaggagttgAATATTGAAAACGAACCTTGTTCCTCAACTGCTGAATCTCTTTAAACATGATGTCCATCTGTGTGCCATTACTTGGTTAGACTTacgaaaatatataataataataataataataataacttgaaGCAAGTAAAGTTGGCTTGGAAGTAATTGGATACCTTGGTTGAACGAATTTGATAAATCCAAATTTCAAGATGTTTTTCGAGTACAAGCAATTCATCTAAGCTCATTTCTGCTGCAGCTCTTGCTCCGAACATGTACCTGtaattaattaagcattttATATCTCTATAATACAAATCttgctacatttttttttgtgatttagaGATTAGATCATCTTTCAATGTCGAACACTAACTAATATATaagcaaattaaattataataattaattatggatACAAACCTTAGTCCTTTTTGCAGTACTTCAATCTCTTGCTTCAACATGTTGATCTCCTCCTTTGTATCCTGCAGGCCATAGATTACTTCTCCATTAGTGAAAATATATAAGCATTGGATTAAAGCCTTaaacatttttgaaaattgaagtAGTTCTTGAAAACTGTTTAACCATGATCCAAATTGTCGATGTATTATATAAAGCATCCAGCGTTCATCACCCACATATCCaccccttatatatatatatatataatgccaaCGGTAACAAACACAAACTTTTACACTCCATGATTAACAAGTAACAGTAATCTAAAAGGTGTTCCATCCATACATTTCTTTAACTAGGAATCATaatagggattttttttttttatcgtcaaacctttgtttttttttttgtcatttgtgTGTGTGCTTTTTCCAGTAAATGGGAATGTTATTTACATTTCCTTGAAGTATGAAGGTTTTGGCAAGATTTGAGTGCTTgattatatatcaatttaatgagatatgattataatttgtatgattaagatataattaaaaaaccaaagatcaaattgagaaataaaaaaacctaggtAGAGTATTTCAAATTTGTGTGGAAAAGTTATGtttattctttatattcttTGCTAACTTTATTTTAGATCCGtgcagttttgatttttttttagttgttgtgcaaaaattcattttatttatgttcaagttcctaGGTGAATAGAAAGTtgctaaaaaatagaaaaagattttcttttaaatgggCTAGGTGCATTTGCCCACCTAGATCCAAACACCTtgcctctttttatttttctatttttaatttgaatttaaattaattaaaaatatatttggatgaCCATCTcgatgtgtttttaattttaattgaaattcattaaaataaatcaattaaaaatacttttaggatataatttattaaaatatcatttaggttttacttggtttttaaaTGGGAATATAACATCTTTTCTAATATAGCAACCTCTTTTTATTCACAAcccttcataatatttttttaattgtttttaaaattttattcaattgccTTCCAATacatgtctatttttattatcgtataattaaataaaatattattttaaaaaataaagttattaaatataatcagTTTCACGCTAAATATGATGAGTTAATATGAGTTAACCTGTGTCGGtctaaaatattatcatttcaatttttttttaaaaaattaaaacaacaatgtcttgaattttttgggtTAGATCAAGTTTTGAATGGGTTGGTAGGGTCAACACGCCTAGTCGAATAAGTCATATGAAATCAACTTCAACTTGGTTTTGATTGAAATCTAACTCATTTTTCAGGTAATTTGGATTAAATTTTGCCTTATAGTTCTAACactgaattattttgatgtaatctaataataaaatcttgGAATCAAAACCGAGACATACATCTAATTATCACAAATCGAACAAGTAATTAACCACTAGCTCAACCTAAGCAGGTTTTTGGTGCTTATCTATTGCAGTTTTAGCTTATCAAAAAACGAGTTTCGCGAATGCAAATCAGTCGGATGTTGAGTCCTCAAAGCTATATATTCATCACCAACATTGCGCATAAATTAGATGGGTATATTTATGTAGTATGCTTTTATGAAGATCGAGCATCAGATGCTGTGCAAGCTTTTGCATAAGAATACGAatattatgtttatatatttgttatttacttttaaatGCATTCAATAAACTTAATTAGTTGTATAATTAGATAACGTACCAGATCAGGCGCCGGCTGGGTCTCCATGGCAGCTGGTTCAGGTTGAGCCCCACGGCTGGACTTCATGTACCTCTCAATGAGCCCTTGCATGGTTCTTGAACAACAAGAACAGAGAATTTTCAGTAGCTAAATAACACTTTCTCCAATGATGtgcataaaaaaaagcttaacaAAACTTGCTAGATGATATTTTCGCGACGTCCCTTGTGAGGAAAAATGTTCATAATTTCATTTATGGTTACATGCATGCATAAATCGACACATGTTTTTCgtttgtgtaaaaaaaatacgAGTGAGCCCCCACACATGTATACGCATGCATATTTGTTTATGTGAATGGAAAGGGAGAGCTAGGGAGGAGAGAGACCCTTTGGTGGCTAGTTCATAGAGCTTTCCATGGGCGGAGAAAATGACAACTCCAATTTCAGCATCACACAGCACAGAGAGCTCCTTAGCCTTCTTAAGGAGCCCTGCTCGGCGCTTGCAGAAGGTAACCTGCCTGTGCACATGGTTCTCAATACGTCTCAACTGAACCTTTCCACGAGCCATTTTCCTAACAGACAACCTCCCACTAGTTTGAACTAGCTTCAGGCCGGTCGCTGTAATCCTCCCCCCCAGAAGCTTTTCTTACAATTGCTTCACAAGTAAGACAGCTTCGGAACTTAAATAGTCCCACCAGAGAATGGGAATCAAAACATTGTAAAGCTGCCTTTCCTCTTTACTAAATTATCTATTTAATCTCACTCACCAGTCTACAGATTCTTTAACTATTGCCATGATATGATTGGTAATGCTTTCCCAGCTTCCTCATTTGCTTGGAACTCCGCGCCCACATGAGTCGGTGCGCGCGAGGCATGGCCAAATAGATAGAGATTTAGCCTCAAAGTTTTCATGTGGGGCAGGCCAAGTCTAGTCAGCAGGCAATTGCTTTTTCACATGCGACCCATTTTATCTCATGGTCATTTTTTTGAATCAATGAGCTAGCTTAGCTGCCCATGGTGGGTGGCTTTGCACCACCCCCCACCCCCACcacttttccttgttttttggCCTTTGTCATTCCTTCCACCTTTTGTCTTTATGACAAAAATATACCTTCTCTGTTTCTAGGGCTTTTTAACCTTAAGACACagtttacccttttttttcctaatatttatagacttatttttacaatttcaattaagacttttaactttttattgaagtttaattttgACAATTCAAGTAGTGGTTGGtatgttttgtttgaaaatttaaaaatatattaagataatattttaattttcaaaaacgctttttaaacataaaaataaactcattttaaataattataagtttaaataatattaccctaattttttcttctaattaatagaaaaaagtaatggggatttatgcaattttcaATTTCGCAATATTTTTACTCGAGGctacatattaaaaaactaatataaaattattcttaaaacattattagctagattaatttttttttaatttagatatgGCTTAACAAGCATGCATTaaacaaaactctaaaaatactACATATATAGCCCCGGCCCTCCCTCCACTCATCCATCTTAGCGATGAAGACAAGAATCTTGTCAAATCACTGGCATGCATTCAATCGGAAGCCATAAAGAGATCTTCACTTTGAATTCTGTGGCTGCTTAGAGAGGATTAAACAGTTGGCACGTGGATATTCTCTTACCAATCTTCTGCCATTAACAAATTCTATCAGTGGTGTAAAGCTTAGGTTCTACATTTTCATTGATATAATATAACTCAATTCCTTGGAATTAATATGTTCTTGTCTAAAGATctcaatttttaattcatatggTGCGCATCCGGGAAGAAATCATCAGAgagaaataattgttattattcatgctgctgtttataaaaaatagagcaTTTTAGCAATATGGTGGGTGCGACCACAAATTTACTCTTCAGAGGCTTGTTTGTACCATTATCGAAACAAAATGATAGCTACGTACTCCTTCAAATACGTTCCCTTTCAAATATGATAGGGATTTATCCAAATCTTAGGAAGATAAATAACTCACATAGATGTATTGTATTTATCACAAGAGACAATTGATGAGTTGATATATAGgattaataaaagtaaaattgagaaataaattatcacctatttttgtttataataatcAGAAATCTAACTAGTCTAGTTGTCTTCATATGTTACAGATAAAGagttaattatactaaaaaaaataatgaaaatcacCTTAAATTATATCTAAAGTAAGTtgttttgcatttgtttttagtaATAGAAGGTAATATTGTGTTTATTTACTAAAGATCTCctaaactaatatatttttgtttgtattttaaagGTGAAAAAACTACTTCGATCTAAGATAATGATTCAAGATCTACACCCCACAACAAGGtttaattattacttttaaGGTATGAGCGTTATTGATTTCAACCTTAttccactttgaaaaataaatcattgatGACTTCAACTCTATAGGGTTGTTAT
Coding sequences within:
- the LOC7475773 gene encoding agamous-like MADS-box protein AGL12 encodes the protein MARGKVQLRRIENHVHRQVTFCKRRAGLLKKAKELSVLCDAEIGVVIFSAHGKLYELATKGTMQGLIERYMKSSRGAQPEPAAMETQPAPDLDTKEEINMLKQEIEVLQKGLRYMFGARAAAEMSLDELLVLEKHLEIWIYQIRSTKMDIMFKEIQQLRNKEEILTAANQHLHNKVEENAEITNFVSVTSDFPHPLTIQNEIIFQY